In a single window of the Bacillus mycoides genome:
- the gerPF gene encoding spore germination protein GerPF, with the protein MPSVVGNLVVQNSNGSFNLGDFYNVSPKENTKAYNGSGASNVGFVVNTFSGVSATNTFDSDLADQNQVGTA; encoded by the coding sequence ATGCCCTCAGTTGTTGGGAATTTAGTTGTACAAAATAGTAACGGATCTTTCAACTTAGGTGATTTCTACAATGTTTCTCCAAAAGAGAATACGAAAGCTTATAACGGCTCTGGCGCATCTAACGTTGGTTTCGTAGTGAACACTTTTAGTGGGGTTAGCGCGACTAATACATTTGATTCTGATCTAGCAGATCAAAACCAAGTTGGTACGGCCTAA
- a CDS encoding YqaE/Pmp3 family membrane protein has product MMYLLAILLPPVAVLFCGKPFQAIINFILTLIFWVPGAIHAVLVVHDKKADRRLKKQVQAYDEINKRNRR; this is encoded by the coding sequence ATGATGTACTTATTAGCAATTTTACTTCCGCCGGTAGCTGTTTTATTTTGCGGAAAGCCGTTTCAAGCGATTATTAATTTCATTTTAACCTTAATTTTTTGGGTTCCAGGCGCGATACACGCAGTTCTTGTCGTACATGATAAAAAAGCCGACAGGCGACTTAAAAAACAAGTTCAAGCGTATGATGAAATTAATAAAAGAAATAGAAGGTAA
- a CDS encoding C1q-like domain-containing protein, producing the protein MSCYYYCKNCESYQKKNHDCCKKRSDYYNKCGKRCDDCSCDHKENNLVRASAFRAVNTVNQNLPANTFVKVLFQNEQFDLANEYNPATSDFTPKTRGVYSVIGTIGFFPNDTNLNYRARVEVRVNGNAAIAIDNDFFGPINFGNVVSVSTILQLHAGDIVEIFAQSSIDGVISSTEDGSHFEAARFPSPIK; encoded by the coding sequence ATGTCTTGTTATTACTACTGTAAGAATTGTGAGAGTTACCAAAAGAAAAATCATGATTGCTGTAAAAAAAGAAGTGATTATTATAATAAGTGCGGTAAAAGATGTGATGACTGTTCTTGCGATCATAAGGAGAATAACCTTGTAAGAGCATCTGCTTTTAGAGCTGTAAATACAGTTAATCAAAACCTTCCAGCTAATACTTTTGTTAAAGTATTATTTCAAAATGAACAATTTGATTTAGCGAACGAATATAACCCAGCAACATCAGATTTTACTCCGAAGACTAGAGGAGTTTATTCCGTAATTGGGACGATTGGTTTCTTTCCGAACGATACAAATTTAAATTATAGAGCGCGTGTAGAAGTTCGAGTGAATGGAAATGCGGCAATTGCTATAGATAACGACTTTTTTGGTCCAATAAATTTCGGTAATGTCGTAAGTGTTTCAACAATACTTCAATTACATGCAGGTGATATTGTCGAGATTTTTGCACAAAGTAGTATAGATGGGGTTATTAGTAGTACAGAAGACGGTTCTCATTTTGAGGCTGCAAGATTCCCATCTCCAATAAAATAA
- a CDS encoding KTSC domain-containing protein, whose amino-acid sequence MMKLSPVISKKLVAVGYNPFSMILRIQLKNGMYDFFNVPESIYTGLLNAHSKSYYHNTYIKNSYRYTKI is encoded by the coding sequence ATGATGAAGCTATCTCCCGTTATTTCAAAAAAATTAGTTGCTGTTGGCTATAATCCTTTTTCTATGATTTTACGTATTCAACTAAAGAATGGTATGTATGATTTCTTTAATGTGCCAGAAAGCATTTACACCGGTTTATTAAACGCACACTCTAAAAGTTATTATCATAATACTTATATTAAAAATTCTTACCGCTATACTAAAATTTAA
- a CDS encoding YolD-like family protein → MNYVKIQEKGREWVPFTVMSEQLLSMKKIIGEKLKVQRPLITNEAKDSISDKLLTSLLSEEEMLVTYFEEGYILTSYMTVVHINPIQQIVKCTDAFYKTYIFSAMDIIDVT, encoded by the coding sequence ATGAATTATGTAAAGATACAGGAAAAAGGAAGAGAGTGGGTTCCGTTTACAGTAATGTCGGAACAATTATTAAGTATGAAAAAAATTATTGGAGAGAAATTAAAAGTCCAAAGACCGCTAATAACAAATGAAGCGAAAGACAGCATTTCAGACAAATTATTAACTTCATTATTGTCTGAAGAAGAGATGTTAGTGACATATTTTGAAGAAGGATACATACTTACGAGTTATATGACAGTGGTTCATATAAATCCAATTCAACAAATTGTAAAATGTACAGATGCATTTTATAAAACATATATATTTTCTGCAATGGACATAATTGATGTAACCTAA
- a CDS encoding MFS transporter: MERLWTKSFIQMTIAMLFLFTGFYLLVPTLPLFIKEIGGNESQVGLMMGMFTIAAVVIRPIIGGMLDQYGRRSFIIFGLIFFGITMYSYNLASTIALLAVLRVIHGVTWAVSTTAVGTAITDIIPDSRRGEGMGWYGMAMTIAMAIGPMIGLWVVQNYSFHGLFLLATLLSFMAVVLSLITKMPFTPQKEKGKIQLFEKSVLSITVVVFFLSFAYGGITTFLPLFASSIDVNPGTFFLVYAIALTIVRPISGKLLDKYGEVFIILPALCITILAIVVLTISNGLIGVMIAAALYGVGFGSAQPALQAAMLTIVDPSKRGVANASFFTAFDLGIGLGAILLGVVSQMFGYRILFAGSAISGLIALIIFVIFVKQRLGKKDFA; the protein is encoded by the coding sequence ATGGAACGATTATGGACGAAATCATTTATTCAAATGACTATCGCGATGTTATTTTTATTTACAGGGTTTTATTTACTTGTTCCAACGCTCCCGCTCTTTATTAAAGAGATTGGTGGAAATGAATCACAAGTTGGACTGATGATGGGAATGTTTACAATAGCTGCGGTTGTAATACGACCGATTATTGGAGGAATGTTAGATCAATATGGTAGAAGATCTTTTATTATTTTCGGACTCATCTTTTTTGGGATAACGATGTATTCGTATAATTTAGCATCGACTATTGCCCTTTTAGCTGTTTTACGCGTTATTCACGGAGTGACGTGGGCTGTTTCTACAACAGCAGTTGGAACAGCGATAACTGATATTATTCCAGATTCACGTCGTGGTGAAGGGATGGGCTGGTATGGCATGGCGATGACAATCGCGATGGCAATTGGCCCGATGATTGGATTATGGGTTGTACAAAATTATTCATTTCATGGTCTATTCTTGTTAGCAACTCTTTTATCCTTTATGGCAGTCGTATTATCGTTAATAACGAAAATGCCATTCACGCCACAAAAAGAAAAAGGGAAAATTCAGCTGTTTGAAAAATCCGTTTTATCAATAACGGTTGTTGTTTTCTTTTTATCATTTGCATATGGAGGAATAACAACATTTTTACCGTTATTCGCGTCATCAATTGATGTGAATCCTGGGACATTCTTTCTTGTATATGCAATTGCTTTAACAATTGTACGACCTATTTCAGGAAAACTATTAGATAAGTATGGAGAAGTTTTTATCATACTTCCGGCACTATGTATTACTATTTTAGCGATAGTTGTACTAACGATTTCAAATGGTTTGATAGGTGTAATGATTGCAGCGGCATTATATGGTGTTGGATTCGGTTCAGCACAGCCCGCTTTACAAGCAGCGATGCTGACAATTGTTGATCCTAGTAAAAGAGGAGTTGCTAACGCTTCATTCTTTACTGCATTTGATTTAGGTATTGGATTAGGTGCGATTTTACTTGGAGTTGTTTCACAAATGTTTGGTTACCGTATTTTATTCGCAGGTAGTGCAATTTCAGGATTAATAGCTTTAATTATATTTGTCATTTTTGTAAAACAAAGATTAGGCAAAAAGGATTTTGCGTAA
- a CDS encoding tyrosine-type recombinase/integrase — translation MLILPDITLMALNDHLQKISEEKERYDESYNDYDLVCRFRSLTQLWKKLIKKSEVPDIRFHVLRHTRVTIMLKQSIHPKIVSERLGHKRVGITLETYSHVVPGLQETAVDQFANELFGKKNFC, via the coding sequence TTGCTGATTTTACCTGACATTACTTTAATGGCACTAAATGACCATCTGCAAAAAATCTCTGAGGAAAAAGAGCGATATGATGAAAGCTATAATGACTACGATTTGGTCTGCCGTTTCAGAAGTTTGACACAGCTCTGGAAAAAGCTTATAAAGAAAAGTGAGGTTCCTGATATTCGGTTCCATGTTCTGAGACATACTCGTGTAACAATTATGTTAAAACAAAGTATACATCCGAAGATTGTAAGTGAACGATTAGGACATAAAAGAGTAGGCATCACATTGGAAACCTACTCACATGTTGTACCAGGACTTCAGGAAACTGCGGTGGATCAATTTGCAAACGAATTATTCGGAAAGAAAAACTTTTGTTAG
- a CDS encoding MepB family protein → MTNFSNIIEKLDEMIYKPNNLLITKRKEEKQNSEYAGGVFQLNNRSIRFRVSKITPNKIGQFVSFWEKNASMSNQAFSYDSAPNLLVITCIADNKLGQFIFPKEILLKEKILKTQNQKGKMAMRVYPIWDKPISNQAKKSQLWQLHYFVDLSDTENVATDKLLNLYS, encoded by the coding sequence ATGACAAATTTTAGTAATATAATTGAAAAACTAGATGAAATGATTTACAAACCTAATAATCTATTAATTACTAAACGAAAAGAAGAAAAGCAAAATTCAGAATATGCAGGAGGGGTATTCCAGCTAAATAATAGAAGCATCCGATTTAGGGTATCAAAAATTACGCCTAATAAGATTGGACAATTTGTTTCTTTTTGGGAGAAGAATGCCTCTATGAGCAATCAGGCATTTTCTTATGATTCAGCTCCTAACCTTTTAGTTATCACTTGTATAGCGGATAATAAACTAGGACAATTTATTTTTCCAAAAGAGATTCTTCTAAAAGAAAAAATATTAAAAACTCAAAATCAAAAAGGGAAAATGGCTATGAGGGTTTACCCTATTTGGGATAAACCTATTAGTAATCAAGCTAAGAAGAGTCAATTGTGGCAACTTCATTATTTTGTCGATTTAAGTGATACTGAAAATGTAGCTACAGATAAATTATTAAACTTATATTCATAG
- a CDS encoding transglycosylase domain-containing protein, translating into MSENYRSREERRQVQKKKQPASKKTKPKGKTSFFRKFLISCLLLGIVGLVAGVATFFVMIKDAPKLVNPLSSKIYDKDGNLVYEYGKEKRTNVTYDQIPKLVENAFLATEDSRFYEHSGVDFKGTARAVLVSLKGDYGSQGGSTITQQVIKNYFLSMEKTSKRKVQEIYLAYKLEQQYSKHEILEMYLNKINLGNRSYGIATAAQNYYGKELKDLTLPEVAMLAGLPKAPNNYDPTKKENVQRATERRNTVLGLMNRHGYITKAEMEEASKVPVDKNIKSAAELQAMPHTAFMDAVVKEVEKEIPDVNIGSDGLEIYTTLDPKAQDFADQLLNANIINYPNDKFQGAFTFMDTKTGEVRAIGSGRGENKAVFKGHNMAIELDRAAGSTMKPIFDYAPAIEYLKWATYHQIDDSPFKYSTGQEVRNADRSHLGPISMREALTKSRNIPAIKTAKEVGISKSKEFSEKLGITFNVAPTESTAIGTNEASPTEIAGAYAAFGNDGKYTKPHFVKKVVYPDGKSQSFGQKPKPVMADSTAYMITDMLRSVVTSGTGTSANVASLDVAGKTGTTNYSSKQLAQYGIPESATRDSWFAGYTPQYTMAVWTGYTKDGKDEYISSKNTKIAQLIFKEMMSKMATDKSRFKMPSSVIQEGSELRIKGEKRDSSPNTSVPDTTEQPKQDQQQKTEEEKKQEELKKQEELKKQEEQKKQDELKKQEELKKQEEQKKQDELNKKNEQNNGNGQGNTTPPNNGGGQGNTTPPNDGGGQGNTTPPNNGGGQGNTTPPNNGGDQGNTTPPTNGGGGQGNTTPTPPATTPPTTGGNTGEVPANNGQ; encoded by the coding sequence ATGTCAGAAAATTATCGTTCTCGAGAGGAGCGACGACAAGTTCAAAAGAAAAAACAGCCAGCTTCTAAAAAAACAAAACCAAAAGGTAAAACATCGTTTTTTCGTAAATTTTTAATCAGTTGTTTACTACTTGGTATTGTAGGATTAGTGGCAGGGGTTGCTACCTTTTTCGTAATGATTAAGGATGCACCAAAACTTGTTAATCCGTTATCCTCAAAAATTTATGATAAAGACGGGAATTTGGTATATGAATATGGGAAAGAAAAGCGGACGAATGTTACGTATGATCAAATCCCTAAATTGGTAGAAAATGCATTTTTAGCAACAGAAGATTCGCGTTTTTATGAGCATAGCGGAGTAGATTTTAAAGGTACTGCTCGTGCAGTTTTAGTTAGTCTTAAGGGAGATTATGGCTCTCAAGGTGGTAGTACGATAACGCAGCAAGTTATTAAAAACTACTTCTTATCGATGGAAAAAACGTCAAAACGTAAAGTTCAGGAAATATATTTAGCCTATAAGCTAGAACAACAGTATTCAAAACATGAAATTTTAGAGATGTATTTAAATAAAATTAATTTAGGTAATCGTTCATATGGAATCGCAACAGCAGCACAAAACTACTACGGTAAAGAATTGAAAGATTTAACATTACCAGAAGTTGCGATGCTTGCCGGTTTACCAAAAGCACCGAATAACTATGACCCAACGAAAAAAGAAAATGTTCAAAGGGCAACAGAAAGAAGAAATACTGTACTAGGGTTAATGAATCGACATGGTTATATTACAAAGGCAGAAATGGAAGAAGCATCGAAAGTACCAGTGGATAAAAATATTAAGAGTGCAGCTGAACTACAAGCGATGCCACATACTGCATTTATGGATGCAGTTGTGAAAGAAGTAGAAAAAGAAATACCAGATGTTAATATTGGATCTGACGGTTTAGAAATTTATACAACTTTGGATCCAAAAGCGCAAGATTTTGCTGATCAGCTTTTAAATGCAAATATTATTAATTATCCAAACGATAAGTTCCAAGGGGCTTTCACATTTATGGATACAAAAACTGGTGAAGTTCGTGCTATAGGTAGTGGTCGTGGTGAAAATAAAGCAGTATTTAAAGGGCATAATATGGCGATTGAATTAGATCGTGCAGCTGGTTCAACTATGAAGCCAATCTTTGATTATGCACCGGCTATTGAATATTTAAAATGGGCTACGTATCATCAAATCGATGACTCTCCATTTAAGTATTCAACTGGCCAAGAAGTGAGAAATGCAGATAGAAGTCATTTAGGGCCAATCTCAATGCGTGAAGCACTAACAAAGTCACGTAATATCCCAGCTATTAAAACAGCTAAAGAGGTAGGTATTAGTAAATCGAAAGAGTTCTCTGAGAAATTAGGTATTACATTTAATGTAGCACCGACAGAATCAACAGCGATCGGTACAAATGAAGCGTCACCAACTGAAATTGCAGGTGCTTATGCGGCATTTGGGAATGACGGTAAGTATACGAAGCCGCATTTTGTTAAGAAAGTAGTTTATCCAGACGGCAAGTCACAAAGTTTTGGACAAAAACCAAAACCAGTTATGGCGGATTCTACAGCATATATGATTACTGATATGCTTCGTTCTGTAGTTACATCAGGTACTGGTACATCGGCAAATGTGGCCTCTTTAGATGTAGCTGGTAAAACAGGTACAACTAACTATTCTTCAAAACAACTAGCACAATATGGAATTCCAGAAAGTGCAACTCGTGATAGTTGGTTTGCAGGATATACACCGCAATATACGATGGCAGTATGGACTGGATATACGAAAGATGGTAAAGACGAGTATATTAGTAGTAAAAATACGAAAATTGCACAGTTGATCTTTAAAGAAATGATGAGCAAGATGGCTACAGATAAATCACGCTTTAAAATGCCAAGTAGTGTTATTCAAGAAGGTAGTGAGTTACGTATAAAAGGTGAAAAACGTGATTCATCTCCAAATACGAGCGTACCGGATACAACGGAACAACCAAAACAAGACCAACAGCAAAAAACTGAAGAAGAGAAAAAGCAAGAAGAATTAAAGAAACAGGAAGAACTTAAGAAACAAGAAGAGCAAAAGAAACAAGATGAACTTAAGAAACAAGAAGAGCTAAAGAAGCAAGAAGAGCAAAAGAAACAGGATGAATTAAATAAGAAAAATGAACAAAATAATGGAAATGGCCAAGGAAATACAACACCACCGAACAATGGTGGAGGCCAAGGAAATACAACACCACCGAACGATGGTGGAGGCCAAGGAAATACAACACCACCGAACAATGGTGGAGGCCAAGGGAATACAACGCCACCGAACAACGGTGGGGATCAAGGAAATACTACCCCACCGACTAACGGTGGAGGAGGCCAAGGGAATACAACTCCAACGCCACCAGCAACAACGCCACCAACTACTGGCGGGAACACAGGAGAAGTCCCTGCCAATAATGGACAATAA
- a CDS encoding peptidylprolyl isomerase PrsA: MKKKKLFMGTIIACVALTLSACGSSENVATSKVGNVTEKELSKELRQTYGKSTLSQMMLNKALLDKYKVSDEEAKKQVEAAKEQMGDKFKVALEQVGLKNEDELKERMKPEIALEKAIRATVTDKDVKDNHKPEMKVSHILVKDEKTAKEVKEKINNGEDFTALAKQYSEDTGSKEQGGEIAGFAPGQTVKEFEEAAYKLDAGQVSEPIKTSYGYHIIKVTDKKELKPFDEVKDTIRKDLEQQRLQDATGKWKQQVINDLLKEADIKVTDKEFKDTFKFLDEK; encoded by the coding sequence TTGAAAAAGAAAAAGCTATTTATGGGAACTATTATTGCATGTGTGGCGCTAACATTGTCTGCGTGTGGTTCCTCAGAAAATGTTGCAACATCAAAAGTAGGAAACGTGACAGAGAAAGAGTTAAGTAAAGAATTAAGGCAAACATATGGAAAAAGTACTTTATCTCAAATGATGTTAAATAAGGCATTGCTAGATAAATATAAAGTTTCAGATGAAGAAGCTAAAAAACAAGTAGAAGCAGCGAAGGAACAAATGGGTGACAAGTTTAAAGTTGCTTTAGAGCAAGTAGGATTAAAGAATGAAGATGAATTAAAAGAGAGAATGAAGCCAGAAATTGCACTTGAGAAAGCGATTAGAGCGACTGTCACAGATAAAGATGTGAAAGATAACCATAAACCTGAAATGAAGGTAAGTCACATTTTAGTGAAAGATGAAAAAACTGCGAAAGAAGTAAAAGAGAAAATAAATAATGGTGAAGATTTTACTGCTTTAGCGAAACAGTATTCGGAAGATACTGGTTCAAAGGAACAGGGCGGAGAAATAGCTGGTTTTGCTCCTGGTCAAACTGTGAAAGAGTTTGAGGAAGCTGCGTATAAATTAGATGCAGGACAAGTAAGTGAGCCAATAAAAACATCTTATGGTTATCATATAATAAAAGTGACGGATAAAAAAGAATTGAAACCATTTGATGAAGTAAAAGATACGATTCGAAAAGATTTAGAACAACAAAGACTGCAAGATGCGACAGGTAAATGGAAACAACAAGTAATCAATGATCTATTGAAAGAAGCAGATATTAAAGTAACAGATAAAGAATTTAAAGATACATTTAAATTCTTAGATGAGAAATAA
- a CDS encoding glycoside hydrolase family 25 protein has protein sequence MGYIVDISKWNGNINWDIAASQLDLVIARVQDGSNTVDFMYQGYVKEMKKRSIPFGNYAFCRFISISDAKKEAQDFWNRGDKNAKFWVADVEVQTMVDMQGGTQAFIDELRRLGAKKIGLYVGHHTYVSFGARNIDADFIWIPRYGGNKPAYPCDIWQYTDSGNVPGIGKCDLNQLIGNKNLSWFIGSNQTNQSSIGDSKQPNGIGIAVSKYDDGYGINLYENPANPQFIGRLTKKIPYLIYKGYWGGGEKDMICLGGEQQWAKLEHFNVQWFYAYSKYTPGYEIRTYDGPNGNDTGAVDGKVPYRIWNRQDGYIDIGGNKWIKEEHVQIK, from the coding sequence ATGGGTTATATTGTAGATATTTCGAAATGGAATGGAAATATTAATTGGGATATTGCAGCGTCTCAGCTAGATTTAGTTATTGCTAGAGTTCAAGATGGTTCGAATACGGTCGATTTTATGTATCAAGGTTATGTGAAAGAAATGAAGAAACGTAGTATCCCATTTGGGAATTATGCATTTTGCCGTTTTATATCTATTTCAGATGCAAAAAAAGAAGCGCAAGATTTTTGGAATCGTGGCGATAAAAACGCTAAATTTTGGGTGGCAGATGTAGAAGTTCAAACAATGGTAGATATGCAAGGCGGGACTCAAGCATTTATTGATGAATTACGCCGATTAGGTGCAAAAAAAATTGGTTTATATGTAGGACATCACACGTATGTATCATTTGGAGCTCGCAATATTGATGCTGATTTTATTTGGATTCCTCGTTATGGAGGGAATAAACCAGCATATCCTTGTGATATTTGGCAATATACTGATTCAGGAAATGTTCCTGGTATTGGAAAATGTGATTTGAATCAATTAATTGGGAATAAAAATCTTTCTTGGTTTATAGGTTCAAATCAAACAAATCAATCTAGTATTGGAGACAGTAAGCAACCAAATGGAATTGGTATTGCAGTTTCAAAATATGATGATGGATACGGAATTAATTTATATGAAAATCCTGCGAATCCGCAATTTATAGGAAGACTTACGAAAAAAATCCCATATTTAATCTATAAAGGTTATTGGGGAGGTGGCGAAAAAGATATGATTTGTTTAGGTGGTGAACAACAGTGGGCTAAGTTAGAACATTTTAATGTACAATGGTTTTATGCATATTCAAAGTACACACCTGGATATGAAATTAGAACGTACGATGGGCCAAACGGGAATGATACAGGTGCGGTCGATGGGAAGGTCCCTTATCGTATTTGGAATCGTCAAGATGGATATATAGATATAGGTGGGAACAAATGGATCAAAGAAGAACATGTGCAGATTAAATAA
- a CDS encoding SDR family oxidoreductase translates to MERNDIGKLVIITGVTQGLGRAMVDRFHELGWNIAGCGRSKNKIEELNKYYGASHDFQIIDVSNHHQVSKWASRILNKYRAPDMLINNASIVNQNAPLWKVTAQEFESVMSVNVNGVVNVIRAFVPAMIARKEGIIINMSSSWGREGEAELAPYCASKFAVEGITQSMAMELPNGMAVVALDPGGSISTPMLHLCAPQYVKESPTPEMWSHKAIHYILNISIDKNGESLTCPAYIH, encoded by the coding sequence TTGGAGCGAAACGACATTGGGAAACTTGTAATTATTACTGGAGTAACGCAAGGGTTAGGACGTGCAATGGTTGATAGGTTTCATGAATTGGGGTGGAACATAGCAGGGTGTGGACGCTCAAAAAATAAAATTGAAGAGCTTAATAAATATTACGGTGCTTCACATGATTTTCAAATAATTGATGTTTCAAATCATCACCAAGTTAGTAAATGGGCAAGTCGTATTCTTAATAAGTATAGGGCTCCCGATATGTTAATAAATAATGCATCGATTGTTAATCAAAATGCACCTCTATGGAAAGTTACCGCACAAGAATTTGAAAGTGTAATGAGTGTAAATGTGAACGGGGTAGTAAATGTCATTAGGGCGTTCGTCCCGGCGATGATAGCTAGGAAAGAAGGAATTATTATTAACATGAGCTCTAGTTGGGGAAGAGAAGGCGAGGCTGAACTTGCGCCATATTGTGCCTCGAAGTTTGCTGTTGAAGGTATCACGCAGTCAATGGCAATGGAACTACCAAATGGTATGGCAGTAGTTGCTTTAGATCCAGGTGGCAGTATTAGCACTCCAATGCTTCACTTATGTGCACCTCAATATGTAAAAGAATCTCCTACACCTGAAATGTGGTCACATAAAGCAATTCATTATATATTAAATATATCAATAGATAAAAACGGTGAGTCATTGACATGTCCGGCATACATTCATTGA
- a CDS encoding thioredoxin family protein: MKEIKAEQEFKDIIASEEPVVVKFFTTWCPDCVRMDNFIGDVMEEFNKFEWYSINKDEFPSIAEEYQVMGIPSLLVYQNSEKLGHLHSANAKTEEQVTEFLEAY; encoded by the coding sequence ATGAAAGAAATCAAAGCTGAACAAGAATTCAAAGACATCATCGCAAGCGAGGAGCCAGTAGTTGTTAAGTTCTTTACTACATGGTGCCCAGATTGCGTGCGTATGGACAACTTTATCGGAGATGTAATGGAAGAGTTCAATAAATTTGAATGGTATTCTATTAATAAAGATGAGTTCCCAAGTATTGCTGAAGAGTATCAAGTAATGGGTATTCCAAGCCTACTTGTATATCAAAATAGCGAAAAGTTAGGTCACTTACATAGTGCAAATGCAAAAACGGAAGAGCAAGTTACTGAGTTTTTAGAAGCATACTAA
- a CDS encoding DUF6944 family repetitive protein, whose product MNLRDLELTGAWFQVGGNLIAAIGTTRGFAGEEKIESDLVIVGSSLQALGYILQIIATNDAKDEDKCEKQEVTIDNKNKALAKTGIELLALGNISNVIGTYFNLNEQMKENDFLIITGNSLQSIGAFLGVEVALNEINGIQWIIVLGNSMQSLGAGLQAYEGIKNIPKEEKGKEDSNIDKEDQRIIGLIGIWIQAIGTVISAIGLTEIVEEQRLETKKR is encoded by the coding sequence ATGAACCTACGCGATTTAGAATTGACAGGGGCATGGTTTCAAGTTGGAGGAAATCTTATAGCGGCAATTGGAACAACTAGAGGGTTTGCAGGAGAAGAAAAGATTGAGTCGGATCTCGTTATTGTAGGGAGTTCATTACAAGCTCTCGGATATATATTACAAATTATAGCAACTAATGATGCGAAAGATGAAGATAAATGTGAGAAGCAAGAGGTAACTATAGATAATAAAAATAAAGCGCTAGCGAAAACGGGGATTGAGTTATTAGCTTTAGGTAATATTTCAAATGTAATAGGAACGTATTTTAATCTCAATGAACAAATGAAAGAAAATGATTTCCTTATAATTACTGGAAATAGTTTGCAATCAATTGGCGCTTTTTTAGGAGTAGAAGTAGCATTGAATGAGATAAATGGAATACAGTGGATTATCGTATTAGGGAATTCAATGCAAAGTTTAGGTGCGGGATTACAAGCATATGAAGGTATTAAAAATATACCAAAAGAAGAAAAGGGAAAAGAAGACAGTAATATAGATAAAGAAGATCAACGTATAATAGGGCTAATAGGTATTTGGATACAGGCAATAGGTACTGTAATTTCAGCAATTGGATTAACCGAAATAGTAGAGGAACAACGATTGGAAACTAAGAAAAGGTGA